In Moorella sp. Hama-1, a single genomic region encodes these proteins:
- a CDS encoding NADH-dependent [FeFe] hydrogenase, group A6 produces MSTVKLTIDNVTVEVEAGTTILKAAEEAGIHIPTLCYLEGINEIGACRVCVVEVEGARNLMASCVAPVAEGMVVKTNSPRVRMARRLNVELLLSNHRMECPTCIRNLNCELQTLAQELGIRQVRFAGQKSEHPVDDSTPALIREPDKCILCRRCVSVCEKVQGVKAIAPIGRGFDTVIAPAFQEKLLDIACVECGQCTLVCPVGALYEKDYTNDVWAALADPEKFVVVQTAPATRVSIGQEFGLAPGSINTGQMVAALRRLGFDRVFDTDFSADLTIMEEGSEFIERFTKGGVLPLITSCSPGWIKFMEHFYPEFIPNVSTCKSPQQMFGAVAKTYYAQKAGIDPAKMVVVSIMPCTAKKFECQRPEMRDSGYQDVDYVLTTRELARMIKEAGINFQSLPEEQYDDPLGESTGAAVIFGATGGVMEAALRTAYELITGETLPALDFYDVRGLKGIKEATVDIKGTKVRVAVAHSLGHARQLLERVKAGEQYHFIEIMCCPGGCIGGGGQPIPTNTEIREERIKGIYQADKEMPIRKSHENSSIQAIYREFLGKPLSEKSHHLLHTKYTPRGKY; encoded by the coding sequence TTGAGTACCGTGAAACTGACTATCGATAACGTAACCGTCGAGGTTGAAGCTGGTACGACGATCTTAAAGGCCGCCGAGGAGGCCGGTATTCATATACCCACCCTGTGTTACCTGGAGGGGATCAATGAAATCGGCGCCTGCCGGGTCTGCGTGGTGGAAGTGGAGGGGGCCAGAAACTTGATGGCATCCTGCGTCGCCCCGGTGGCCGAGGGCATGGTGGTCAAGACCAACAGCCCGCGGGTGCGTATGGCCCGGCGCCTGAATGTAGAACTACTCCTTTCCAACCACCGTATGGAGTGCCCCACCTGCATCCGCAACCTGAACTGCGAGCTCCAGACCCTGGCCCAGGAACTGGGCATCCGCCAGGTACGCTTTGCGGGCCAGAAGAGCGAGCACCCGGTAGACGACTCGACCCCGGCCCTCATCCGCGAGCCCGACAAATGCATCCTCTGCCGCCGTTGCGTCTCCGTGTGCGAGAAGGTCCAGGGGGTAAAAGCCATCGCTCCCATAGGGCGGGGTTTTGACACCGTCATCGCCCCGGCCTTCCAGGAGAAGCTCCTAGACATCGCTTGCGTGGAGTGCGGCCAGTGCACCCTGGTCTGCCCGGTGGGGGCCCTGTACGAAAAGGACTATACCAACGATGTCTGGGCCGCCCTGGCCGACCCGGAGAAGTTCGTCGTCGTCCAGACGGCCCCGGCCACCCGCGTCTCCATCGGCCAGGAATTCGGCCTGGCGCCGGGGAGCATCAACACCGGCCAGATGGTGGCGGCCCTGCGGCGCCTGGGCTTTGACCGGGTCTTCGACACCGATTTCAGCGCCGACCTGACCATTATGGAAGAAGGCTCCGAGTTTATCGAGCGTTTCACCAAAGGCGGCGTGTTGCCGTTAATCACCTCCTGCAGCCCGGGCTGGATCAAATTCATGGAACACTTCTACCCGGAGTTTATCCCCAACGTCTCCACCTGCAAGTCGCCCCAGCAGATGTTCGGCGCTGTGGCCAAGACCTACTACGCCCAGAAGGCTGGGATCGATCCGGCCAAGATGGTCGTCGTCTCCATCATGCCCTGCACGGCCAAGAAGTTCGAGTGCCAGCGCCCGGAGATGCGGGATAGCGGCTACCAGGATGTGGACTACGTCCTCACCACCCGCGAGCTGGCGCGGATGATCAAGGAAGCCGGCATTAACTTCCAGAGCCTCCCGGAAGAGCAATACGACGACCCCCTGGGCGAGTCTACCGGCGCCGCGGTCATCTTTGGCGCCACCGGCGGGGTTATGGAGGCGGCCCTGCGCACGGCCTATGAACTCATTACCGGCGAGACCCTGCCCGCCCTGGACTTCTACGACGTCCGCGGCCTCAAAGGCATCAAGGAAGCCACGGTAGACATCAAGGGTACTAAAGTCCGGGTGGCGGTGGCCCACAGCCTGGGCCATGCCCGGCAGCTCCTGGAACGGGTCAAGGCCGGGGAGCAGTATCATTTTATCGAGATTATGTGCTGCCCGGGCGGCTGCATCGGCGGCGGCGGCCAACCCATCCCGACCAACACCGAAATTCGGGAGGAGCGCATCAAAGGCATCTACCAGGCCGACAAGGAGATGCCCATTCGTAAGTCCCACGAGAACTCGTCCATTCAGGCCATCTATCGCGAGTTCCTGGGTAAACCTTTAAGTGAGAAGTCCCACCACCTGCTGCACACCAAGTATACGCCCCGGGGTAAGTACTAA